A section of the Drosophila subobscura isolate 14011-0131.10 chromosome A, UCBerk_Dsub_1.0, whole genome shotgun sequence genome encodes:
- the LOC117903623 gene encoding chymotrypsin-elastase inhibitor ixodidin — MMSVRWNHLCLSLLLIFCSLLALTTAQPPITPRKCPANESYLPCGPSCQTECATLGKPCLIQHIRCPDGCYCNDGYARNSRGACIPQRQCRK; from the exons ATGATGTCTGTCCGCTGGAATCACCTTTGCCTCAGCCTGTTGCTGATCTTCTGCAGCCTTCTGGCCCTGACCACAGCCCAGCCGCCCATCA CGCCACGTAAGTGCCCCGCCAACGAGTCGTACCTGCCATGCGGCCCTAGCTGCCAGACAGAGTGCGCGACTCTGGGCAAGCCCTGCCTGATCCAGCACATTCGATGCCCCGATGGATGCTACTGCAACGATGGCTATGCACGTAACTCCCGCGGCGCCTGCATACCCCAGAGACAGTGTCGCAAGTGA